GTTTGGGAAGCGCACCTGGTCGCGCCGAACGTTGAATGCCCGCCCCCGATAGACGGTTTCCTGGTTGAGTGTCTCTACGATCATTTTGCTCCTTAAAAACTACGAAGGTTTAAACAGGATGTGTTTAAACCTTCGCAAGTGTCGGTATGGTTCCTAGGGGATGATCAATACTTCTCCGGCCGGTAAATCACCCGATTGCAGGCTGTTCTGCAGGGCAATCATGTCGGGTGAGACGTCTCCGTAAGAGCAGGCGATCGTGTTGAGCGTGTCACCTGACTGGATTTTATAATAGTCAGGATGCGGCTTCAGCGCCCGGTCTCCTGCGAAAGTGTTACCCGTCTGGGGGAGCTTTAAGACCTGCCCCGCATAGGTGTATGAGCTACCCGAGAGTCCATTCAGGCTGAGCAGCTCGTTGATATCTACATTGAAGCGGCGGGCGATGCAGAAAGGATATTCACCCTGCGCCAGCGTATAGCTATCGGGTGGCCCTCCGGGTGTGGCCTGTACATAGGTTACGGGCGTGTCAGTAGCCACTGGAGCGGGCGGAACACTCGTTGCAAATGGACTGACCGGTGTGGTCGTGGGAATTTGTCCGGGTGCTGCTGGCGTCACGGTCGCGAAGCCTGGTAGTGCCTGGGCTGTCTGGGTAGCGAAGGCAGACACATCAATACTACCGCCTGTTCCCTGGCTCGCTTCTGGTACCGGGAATTCACTGCTGCTAGTTTCTGGGCCTTTTGAGGCGGGGAGCTTGCAGGAGGTCAGCCCGACCATCAGGATGCTAACCAGCACAAGCAGAATGAACGTACGTAGAGTGGTAGTGCGGTTCATAAGATTATCGTCTCCTTCACCCACGGCCAGGCAGTGCCGGGCAAATGATTAGCATGTCTTGGCCGAACAGCGGCGTCGTAGATGATACTAGCATATTCCCAAACCTGCGTCAAGCAAATTAACGGTGCGGTTTTTTAGTGGGAGACACTTCAAATCGGAAGTCGCAGATATCCGCCCCTTCCATGATCGTTTGGGTGCGGGTGAGCGTGATATCGGGATTGAAGCCTTGTAGCAGGGCGAAATCGCGTTCGCAAGACAGCACCTTGCCCAATTCAGTGATGCCCAGGTGAGCGTACATTTCTGCGTATCTGCAGCGGTAGACATTGAAGCAGAATCGCTTGCGCGTTTGCTCGAGCACCTCGGTTTGGATGGCGTTGTCTTTCTTCCACGCTTCGGTCGCCAGCGCAAAGTGTTGCAGGTCATTGCATTCCATGCCGGCTGCCATCTGGGCACCTTGCTCTCGGGCAATGTCCTGGATGACCTTGCGGGTGATTTCCCACACCTTTTCACGGTCATATTCCACGCACAGGGCTTCCAGCAGGGGGGCCAGGATACGGGCCTCGATCTCACGCCGGTTGAGCAACCCGACAACATTCATATAATCAACGGGGATGGATGGATCATCTTCCATAGCTTAGGATTGGTTGCAAGGATTGTGCCATCTGTTTATGATTTGTTGGGATTATCCTGGAACGCCTGCGATGGCTCTTCCAGGTCATCGTCCAGCACCCGGCCAGCTGCGAAGCTCATGCCCTGGATAAAACCCCGCGCCTGTTCGGTTAATGGGTATCCAGCCTGCAGGTCATTCCAGAACGCCGCTGAATGGTTGGGGTATTTGCGGTGCATCAGCTCATGTGCGATCACGTAGTCAATGACCCAGTCTGGCCAGCCTTTGATCTTATCGCTGATGCGGATCTCGCCATCGGTTGGGCCTCCCCGCGTGCAGCTGCCAATGCGCGCCTGCATGTTGCTCACCCAGCGGATGTTATTCCATTGTAGTTTGCCCTTAAAATATTTATGGTTGATCCGCTCCGCCCGCTGGTGCAGCTCGGCATCCGTCCGCCTGGCGCGTACCGCGCTGGCTTTGTCCACCTGGCTGGCTACCTGCTCCAGCAGGGCTGCCACACGGTATCTTGGCAGTCGGTACGGTATGCGTAAAAGCAGGGAACCATCCGGCAGCCGCTCCCAGCGGGATGTCTTGGTCAGGCGTTTATCCCTTTTCAGGTTGACGATCACCTGCTCGCCCTGCTTGTTTCGGATCTGGTAGCGCTGGTATTCCATTACCGCTTAGCCTGCCGAAAAACCTGGCAACTCCACTACTTCCTCGCCAATTTTCACCAGGTGGTAGGGCATCCAGGCTACCCCGAAGATATCCAGCAGGATGTCCTTCTTTTGTGCCGAAATGGGGATTTCGCTGGTCTGGCTGGCAATTTCTGCCCATTTATCGCGGATGGCCTGGGTCGCAGTCGCTTTTTCTGCCTCGATGTCAGCGATCTCCTTCTGGTAGTCCTTGATTGCCTCCTCCGATTCCTCCACGTCGCTTTTGGCATTGGAGGTCATCCTGCGCTTGCTTAGCGATGAGCTAATCGAGCGTTTGCGTCCAAAGCCCAGGATACCTGCCACCGCCTCAAGCCCTGTACCCAGCTCCTCCATTTTTCGGCTGGAGAGCTCGGCTTCGTCCTGTTTCAGCTCACGCTGCTCGCGTTCCAGTTTATCCTTCAGGATGCGCAGCTTGGTCTCATAAGTCAAAGAGACTTTTTTAGCTTCCGCTTCGCTGGCTTCCTGGGCGGCCCTGCTGCAAGCCGCATGGAAATCTCCCTCGCTCACCTCCGGCCCTGCATACACCTTGAGGGTATCATTCGCACGAATGTTGATCTGGGCTGCCCGGTAGGACCAGTCTTCGAAATCTTTTTCCAGGGCATTCATTACCTTTACATCGTTCTCCGGAGCCTGGAGCGGTGCAAAGCGTGCCTGCGGAGCAGGTGCTTTATCCAGGCGCTCCGGGTCAATTTTTGGGCTCGGGTAATTATCCCAGCGCACGATTCCCCTGCGGTCCGGATTCGCTACCAACGCTGTCTTGAATAGATCGATATCGAGCTTGTATTTCAGGCTCACCAGCCGGGCACTGGTTTGCCCGAGGATCACCGGGCGATAGACCAGACCCTGGCTGAACGCTTCCGCTGGGTATTCTCGCTCTGCCGCTTTGAATGCCTGGGTGAAGGTGAGGTTGTTGGGCAGGAAATACTCCTGTATACCGGTTGGGATTGTCGGTCGCGTGGCCGAGAACCCTGCTGGGCCGGAAGTCCCACTTGCCGTGGTTGGAACTGCAGCCATCGCTGCCGGTGCCTGTGTGGCGGTCGTCCCTGCTGGTACAGTCATGGGTGGCGTAGCCGCCGGTTGTAGGCTGGTCCCAGCCAGCTTGTTTAGCTCGGGGATTTGCGTGCGGGTCAGCGGCCCGGCCAGGTAATTCATCGCCCAGCGTGTCTGGAACAAGGCCGGTCCCTTGGCGTTCACGTTGTGCAACAGGAAGACCCGCTTGCCCAGGGTGGAGATCAGCCGGTCATAGGCTGCCCGGTCAAGTCCGCCCGCCATGGCGCTGTCCAGCCCGTCCAACAGGCGTTGCTTGTCCTGGTCGGTCTGCAGTTTGCCGATCATCCACGTCCCGGCGTTCGAGAGCGCCTTATAATCCACATCCACCGGGTTCTGCGTCACCAGAACCTGTCCGACCCCAAAAGCGCGCGCTTGCTTCAACATGCGCAGCATCGGCTGTTTGGAGGGTGGGTTGGCTACCGGCGGTAAATACCCAAAGATCTCATCGAAGTAAACCAGTGCACGCAGGCTGGTTGTGCCGGTCTGGCTGCGCATCCAGGTTTCCACCGCTGAATACAGCAGGGTGATGAAAAACATGCGTTCCGCGTCGCTCAGGTGGGAGATGTAAAACACACTGTGGCGGGGTTTGCCATCCGCAGTGTATAAGAGGGAGGCAATATCGAGCGGCTCACCCTCGATCCATACCTGGAAAGCGGGTGCAGCCAGGATGTTATTCAGCAACATCGCCAGCGCAAAGCGGTCTTTTTCGGGGAAGAAGGTATTAACATCGAACACGCCTAATTTCGGGAAGGGCGGCGATTGGGTCTGCAGGATCAGCTCGCCCAGGTCGAGGTCTTTGCCCTGCCTCCAGGCATTTTCAAAGATGTTGGCAAGCAGGATGTGTTCGCGTGAGCGGACCGGGTCGATATCCGTCATCCCCACCAGCCCCAATAGGGCTGTCACCGTGCCGGAGATCCTTTCCCGCAGCGTCTCCTTGTTGGTTTCCCACGGAATGGTGGGCGCCTTGAATGATGCCAGGATATTGATCGGGATGCCCGCATCCGAGCCTGGGGTGAAAATGGCAAATTTGGCCGACTCAGACAGAGTCTGCAGGCGTGGCTGGTCGATATTCCAATCCGTTAGCCCTTGTTTCCACAGCTGGGCGGCGTCTGCTGCAGCTTGCTCAAGCGACTTTCCTGCCCGGCGCGCTTGGTCTGGGTTGACCCAGGGCTGAAAATCCTGTGGCAGCAGGTTGGGGAAGTGCAGCAATGTATTGGTGATGTCGCCCTTGGGGTCGATCATCAAGGCCGGGATGTGGTTCAGTGCGGCTTCTTCCAGCAGGTCGATACACAATCCGGTCTTGCCCGAGCCAGTCATGCCGACCACCACGGCATGCGTGGTCAGGTCTGCCGGCTCGTACAAAAGTACCTGATCCGTCGTTTTGGCTTGCTGCGGGTCATAAGCCCGTCCAAGGTAAAATTTCCCACCGGTTTCCACCATCATTCACCTCTCTGTTTCTTCATAAACAAGCTGGAACTCATTTATATACACTCCCGCAATATCAGGGTTATGGATAATGAGCGTGTTTTCATCATTATTATACTCAGCGTTGTTGCTGAAATTATACGAGCCGGTAATCACTTTTTGCCCATCGATGATGATGACCTTGTGGTGCATCAGGTGGGTGTTGCCGTCCAGCCTGACGTCTACCCCGGCTTCAGCCAGCGCTTCAAACTCGGTGCCTGAATTGCTCTTGTATTGATCCTCGTCAAATACCCCGCGCACTTCCACGCCAGCCTGCGCCTGTTCGATCAGCGCGGCCCTCAGCTCATCGGACGTAAAGGAGTATGCCATAAAGTAGATGCTTTCCCTGGCGGAGTTGACAGCTTCCAGGATATGCTCCAGGGTGCCATCCTCCGGGGAGAAATATACCTCGATCGCGCTGCCGTTGATTGTGAACGTGGGGTAAGGCGTCTCGGAGTGTTTCTCCTTACTGAACGCGTCATTCACAAACATCTGCTCGAATTCCCGGGTGTAGTCTTCTGCCAGCTTGCTCGAGCGTAGCCGAATCAGGTTGTTGTTATCCAGGTACCCGCCTCCTGTCGTGAAGTTCATCGAGCCAGTCCATACTTCGCTGCGGTCGATGACCACGAACTTGTCATGCATCAGGCTTTCGTGGCGATCACCCAGCACTTCAATTCCCTCGGTTTTCAGGTCCTGTACCTCCTGCTCATCCATGTTATCACTCTCGACCACCAGGCGGACGTCCAATCCCCGCCGGTGTGCCAAGATGAGCGCATCCTGGATGGACCACAGGTTGAGGTCGTATATTGCCATGACCACGCTTACGCGTGCCTGCTCGATCGCGGCTGCCAGGGCTTCATCCGGACCACCCCTGAAGGTCGTTGCTTTGGGGTTGTTGGGCTCGGTGAAATAAACCTCATACCATCCGCTCTGATTGTCCAAAGGAGGTGAGGGTGTGATGCCCACCACCGATCCTATCGCCGTAGAACAGGCACTGGTGGCAAAGATCATGGCTAAGAGGATCAGGATGCGCTTAATCAAGGGAGGCTGGGTGCACTTCAGGGGCTAAGCAATGTACCAGTGATTATAGCTTAAACATAATCCTTCTTCGTAATATAAAAAAGCCGGCCTGATTAATCAGACCGGCTTGTTGATCTACCCGCTAATGTTTCATTTCTTTGGGCATCTGGATCAGCCCGATGATGTTCCCTTCCGGTCCCCTGACCGATGCAATCAGCTTGCCCCCGCCTACATCTTTGATTTCCTGCACCCGTTCAGAACCCCCATCCAGCAGGATCTGCAGGTGTTTCCGAATGTCATCGACATGATAGTAATCGATCGGGCCACTATGGCCATCTTTATCGCCGTTCGGGTCAAGCCCGATTTCCTGGCCGTCGATCCGGTACCCAACATAGTAAGGCTCGTCAACGTATGGCTGTGTATCCAGCAGCCTGCTGAACATTTTTTTGGCCCGGTTCAGGTCTTTAACCGGGTAGATTACCGTTCGTATTCCCTCGTTCATAGGTCACTCCTTTCCACATGGTTTTCCCAAAGCAAAGCCTGTTGGTTGCCATTAGATTCCTGATTCAGGTTCTGCTCCGGAGAGGGCTAATAATCCCTCTTTGATGAAACCTCTTCGCCATGATCGATGAGTGCTTGAAAAAAGTTATCGTGAGGCTTCTTTCCTTAATCCGTTGCCGCCGGTGCAGTGGTTTTTACCGGGACGACGGCTGTGGCTTGCAGGAAACCGACGTACATCAATATCGCGCCTAAGAACTCGCTCAGGTACAAGAAATCCGGCAGCCCCAATTGAATAAACGTGCCGCCCATGGCAGGCAGGATTGCGCCTGCTGCAATCAGGATATTACCCACCATGCGGTTGAACAAGATGCGCTTACGCCAAAATATGAACGCGGAATAGATCGCCCCACCCACCAGGGTGAAAGTACCGTAGATGTTGAGCAGGATCGTCAGCAGGGTTACCAATCCCGAACGAGTCAGGATATCTTTATACTGTGAAGATAATGGCACACTCGGGTTATATGTTGCTGCAGCCGAGGTAATAGGCGCCATAAATACCAATACGATTGCCAGCAGGCTGATGATGATAAGGACATAGTTCAACATCGTCGCCACACCCCGTCTCCGCACCAGCAGGTTGACCGTGCCTTGCCCAAGCCAGGCAGCGGTCAGCATGGCACCACATAAGTACCACAATTTCAGTGCAGCTGCGTTGAAGGTGAACAGCAAGATGACTTCGGTCAGTGCTCCCAGCCCATATAGGACCAGTCCGATGCCCCAAAACAACAGGTGGGCACCATGCCGGGTTCGGAATCGGCTGAAAACTGCCGCGGCAAAGATGAATGTGATGATCGTGGTCAAAATTGGCAGGTAATGCATTTTTTCTCCGTGTTTAGTGGAATATTAACTATCTTAAGTTAATGTGAGCTGTGCTGAATTGCCTCGTAAGTATCCAACAGGGTAATGATGATGATGTCAGAAAATGAGTTCATCTTGCGGAACAGTTCGGACCAGATTTGCGGCGAGCGCACATCTGCATTTTCATAGGCCGATAGGATGGCATCCATCACTGCGGTACGGAAAAACTGGAAGGCATGGGCTGCTTCTACACTGCTCAATCCTACTCGTTGTCCGCGTGAGGCATATTCATACCCCAGTGAGCGGGCTTCGGCGTCTAATCCATCGCCATTGGACGTTAAATGGCCGATCAGCCCTTGCACTAACGAGCGTCCACTCAGGCGGTATTGCTCGCGGGCATCATTGTCCATCTTGCGATACCAGTTTTCGCTTTCCAGGTTGCTTTCACTGATCTGTACCCGGGTGTTCCGTAAAACATTGGCGTATACCGAGGGTGCCTCCGGAGTCGCGCTTTCCCAGTGGGTATGCATGCGTAGCTCGACATCCGACCGTCGGAAGCGCCGGTGTCCCCCTTGAGTTCGCTGTGAAGGGAGGTATCCATGATCAGCCCAGGCTCTGACGGTGCTCGGATGAACTCCCAACTGTTGTGCTGCCTTGCTCAAACTCAGCCATTCGTCCATAAAGCATCCTTAATCGACAAGCTAGAGTAGAATTCCCAACTTTATCAGCTTCTAAGTAAATAAACAATGTAGATTTACTTAGAATTTGTATAAAAGATTCTAAGGATGGTAAAAAAACTGGGCTGCCCTAAAAGCAAGCGGGGCAGCCCAGTTTGGCTTTAATTGAGGCTCAGTTGGTTATTTCTTAGCCAGATCCCAATAAGACATCTCCACCACCCGGTAGGTGTAGTTGGTCGTATTTTCAGGACTGACGAATACGCCATAACGACCGGAGGTGAATTTATTGTCGAAGATTTCGGCGATCTGGTTACCGTTGGCATATACTGTGATTGTGTTACCGATGAACTTGATCCCCATCACGTTTTGCTTATTGGTGCCAGCAATGATATAGCTGCTGGGTGTATAGCTTACTAATTCTTTTGTTGTATACGGGTTGGCTCCGTCTAGCCGGAACACCCACAAAGAGCCGTCGCAGGTGAAAGACACCACATATCCATAGGATACACCGGCCTGGTGTTCGGGGCCGCGCACGATCAACCCGTAGGCATCTTTTCCGGCACAGCTGCCCGAGTCAAAGGTGGACTGCAGGTAGAAATCGCTCAGCTCGCGCCATTGGAAGTACCAGGTACTGAACCCGGGCATCTTTCCCGTTACGTAGAATTTTGCATCGATCTCACTGATCTTAATATAGCTGGTGTTCGGAAGCAGTCCGGTAGTCGGGTTCGTCCAATCATTGATATTGCCGCCGGTCATTGGGTCTTCAAATGTCGCTGGCCCGTAGACTGCTACCGGGTTGAACGACCCGGTGATGGGCGTGACGTTAGCAGTAGGCGCGGCTTGGCCGGGTGGGATGTCCACCGTCAGGGTGTAGCTTGATTTGCCATTCCCGGCTGTCATGCTCAGGTAGTAATCCTGTGTCGCTGGCAGGGTGCCCGACCAGGTGGTCTGTTGTGCGGAGCTGTTCAGCAGAACCTGACCATCCGCCCCAAACACTCCCAGATACACATCTCCGTTGGGGGAAGCCAGCTTTACGCTCATCGTCTGTGAGGCATTGGCTTTCAAGACGTAATACAGCGTCTGGCTGGTGTCTACAATGCCTTCAACCGTGGCACCTGTCCCGCCGGCAGCAAACTGGATCCGGCTGGCAGACGGTAAGGTTGCCACTGGAACTGCGGTTGGAGGGGGTGACACCTCGGTCGCTGGCACCGTACTCGTTGGAATCGGGGTGGCTGGTACCAAAACCTGGGTGGGTGGCAGGGAGGTGTTCGTCGGCTCGGCTTGAATGCCAGTGGTCGTTGTTGGTATTATCGGCTGCTGGGTAGCGACGGGTGGGGGATTACCGCTCGCCGGTAACTTACAGGCGGTAACTGCCACTGCCAGTATTGCCAGCAGTGCACAGGTGAAGATGATTTTCTTTTTCATAGTTGCCTCCTTAGCGCCCTTGCAAGTGTCCTATGCTGATATTCTACATCATTTTATAAATCGGTTGGGAAGCTTTCAGTGTTGTTGGGAAGGAAAAATGGCTTATGCATCGTAAACACGGATGGCAGCTGTGCCTTCCAGAGGGCAATAATGCTCGCAGATCCCGCAGCCGATGCACAGCTCTCGTAACACGGAGGGGCGCTGCACCGACGTCACTTCACCACTTGCATCCACCACTTCCGCTTCTTCCAGGCGGATAGCTTTCTGCGGCGTGGGGCACATCTCCTCGCACACGATGCACGCCAGCCCGCTTGCCCAGGGCAGGCAGCGGTTACGGTCGATGCTGGCTTTTCCAATCACTGCCATGCGCTTTTCCTCCAGGAGCAGCCTGGGGATCGCTCCGCTTGGGCAGACCTGCCCGCAGGCGGTGCAGCCATAGTCACAGTAACCCACGCGTGGCACCACCAGGGGTGTCCACAATCCAGCCAGCCCTGCTTCAGTGGCTGCCGGTTGCAGTGCTGTGGTTGGGCAGATCTTCATGCACTGCGAGCAGCGGATGCAGGTGGATAGGAATAAATCCTCAACACTCACGCCCGGTGGGCGAATGCGCCAGGGATTGTCCTGTTGCAGGTGCAGGTCGGTGCCGAGCAGTAACGCCCCGGCTGCGCCGGTTGCCAGGGCTCCCAACGCTTGCCGGCGGGTCAGGTCGAACTCGTGTTTTGGGGCTGGTTTTACAGAAAGCCCAAAACGGATATCTCCCGGCTTGCAGCTGGCAAAGCAGTCCAGGCAGACTGTGCATTCGGATGGCATGATGTGGAAGTTTTCCGGGTTGGTGTCCACCGCTCCTGGCTTGCACACCACCGCACAGCGTGTACACTGCGTGCAAGCGCTGCCGATCAACGGGCGGAACAGTGAAATCTTGGAGAGCAAACCCAGTAGAGCCCCAAGCGGGCACAGGTACCGGCACCAGAAGCGGTGTGCCAGCATGTTGAGGGCCAGGATGCCTGTGAACATCCCGGCAATCAGCAGGCTTTGGGCGAACACAGGCTGCT
This window of the Anaerolineales bacterium genome carries:
- a CDS encoding metal-dependent hydrolase, which gives rise to MEYQRYQIRNKQGEQVIVNLKRDKRLTKTSRWERLPDGSLLLRIPYRLPRYRVAALLEQVASQVDKASAVRARRTDAELHQRAERINHKYFKGKLQWNNIRWVSNMQARIGSCTRGGPTDGEIRISDKIKGWPDWVIDYVIAHELMHRKYPNHSAAFWNDLQAGYPLTEQARGFIQGMSFAAGRVLDDDLEEPSQAFQDNPNKS
- a CDS encoding phospholipase, with protein sequence MIKRILILLAMIFATSACSTAIGSVVGITPSPPLDNQSGWYEVYFTEPNNPKATTFRGGPDEALAAAIEQARVSVVMAIYDLNLWSIQDALILAHRRGLDVRLVVESDNMDEQEVQDLKTEGIEVLGDRHESLMHDKFVVIDRSEVWTGSMNFTTGGGYLDNNNLIRLRSSKLAEDYTREFEQMFVNDAFSKEKHSETPYPTFTINGSAIEVYFSPEDGTLEHILEAVNSARESIYFMAYSFTSDELRAALIEQAQAGVEVRGVFDEDQYKSNSGTEFEALAEAGVDVRLDGNTHLMHHKVIIIDGQKVITGSYNFSNNAEYNNDENTLIIHNPDIAGVYINEFQLVYEETER
- a CDS encoding glyoxalase produces the protein MNEGIRTVIYPVKDLNRAKKMFSRLLDTQPYVDEPYYVGYRIDGQEIGLDPNGDKDGHSGPIDYYHVDDIRKHLQILLDGGSERVQEIKDVGGGKLIASVRGPEGNIIGLIQMPKEMKH